A portion of the Blautia hansenii DSM 20583 genome contains these proteins:
- a CDS encoding metal-sensing transcriptional repressor codes for MEDRNQTKYDKAMVNRLARATGHLKMVKQMVEDGRDCSEVLIQLAAVKSAVNGAGKEVLKQYMEECVEEELEFQDKEGLGKLKKGIDSFIK; via the coding sequence ATGGAAGATAGAAATCAGACCAAGTATGACAAAGCCATGGTGAACCGTTTGGCAAGGGCGACAGGGCATTTGAAAATGGTGAAACAGATGGTGGAAGACGGCAGGGATTGCAGTGAGGTGCTTATTCAGTTGGCAGCAGTGAAATCAGCGGTCAATGGAGCAGGCAAGGAAGTCTTAAAGCAGTATATGGAGGAATGTGTGGAGGAGGAGCTGGAGTTTCAGGATAAAGAGGGACTTGGAAAATTGAAGAAAGGGATTGACAGTTTTATCAAATAA
- a CDS encoding HAL/PAL/TAL family ammonia-lyase, whose product MENSKNIKKVELGNPIHLEEFVAVARYGAEVVFSEEYCRRVKKSRTLVEKWVEEERVMYGVTTGFGALCTKAIGKEETAQLQENIILTHAVSVGEPLREEGVRGIMLMVLQNLGRGNSGVRLEILEMYREFLNKGITPKVPEAGSVGYLALEAHTALVLLGKGEAWYQGELLLGEEALKRVGMKPMELSSKEGLALVSGTTSPTALGALALYDMLQAAKTADVIGALTVETLKGVMNAFDERVMKVRPHGEQAKVAENIRKILKNSKVIKKYQGSRVQDALSLRCMPQLHGASRKTLEDARRTLEIEMNSCCDNPIIWSEPGEEDVISACNADSSYVGLEMDSASIAACTLGKMSERRNNRIIDENLSGYPWFCISQPGLNSGLMIPQYTQAGLLNEMRVLCSPATIDNTPTCGNQEDYVAMGYFACRKAVTVAEKLEYILAIELLSDYEAQQFQDKDVEVSSVSKAVYSELKMTVPVMEKDMILHPHIEHIRKLIHSGRILEIAESTVGSLK is encoded by the coding sequence ATGGAGAACAGCAAAAATATAAAAAAGGTGGAGCTGGGTAATCCCATTCATCTGGAGGAATTTGTAGCAGTTGCACGATATGGGGCAGAGGTTGTTTTTTCTGAAGAATATTGTCGGCGTGTAAAGAAAAGCCGTACCTTAGTGGAAAAATGGGTAGAAGAGGAAAGAGTCATGTATGGCGTTACCACAGGCTTTGGCGCTCTTTGCACAAAAGCAATCGGAAAAGAGGAAACAGCACAGTTACAGGAAAATATTATTTTGACACATGCCGTTTCCGTGGGCGAACCGTTGAGAGAAGAAGGAGTTCGCGGAATTATGCTTATGGTTTTGCAGAATTTGGGACGTGGAAACAGCGGTGTGCGTCTGGAAATTCTGGAAATGTACAGAGAGTTTCTGAACAAAGGAATTACTCCGAAGGTACCGGAAGCAGGAAGTGTCGGATATCTGGCGTTAGAGGCGCATACAGCTCTGGTATTATTGGGCAAAGGAGAGGCATGGTATCAGGGAGAATTGCTTTTGGGAGAAGAAGCTTTAAAAAGGGTAGGCATGAAGCCTATGGAATTAAGTTCAAAGGAAGGTCTGGCTCTTGTTTCCGGAACAACATCTCCCACAGCCCTTGGAGCGCTGGCTTTATATGATATGTTACAGGCAGCCAAAACAGCGGATGTTATCGGCGCTTTGACAGTGGAGACCTTAAAGGGTGTGATGAATGCTTTTGACGAAAGAGTGATGAAGGTACGTCCTCATGGGGAACAGGCGAAGGTGGCAGAGAATATCAGAAAAATCCTGAAAAATTCTAAAGTAATAAAGAAATATCAGGGAAGCCGTGTGCAGGATGCCTTATCTTTAAGATGTATGCCTCAGCTTCACGGCGCATCCAGAAAAACCTTAGAGGATGCAAGGAGAACACTGGAAATTGAAATGAATTCCTGCTGTGACAATCCGATTATCTGGAGCGAACCGGGAGAGGAGGATGTAATTTCAGCCTGTAATGCGGACTCCTCCTATGTAGGGCTGGAGATGGACAGCGCCAGTATTGCAGCCTGTACCTTGGGGAAAATGTCTGAACGGAGAAATAATCGAATTATTGATGAAAATCTCTCCGGATATCCGTGGTTCTGCATCAGCCAGCCGGGATTGAATTCAGGACTTATGATACCGCAGTATACACAGGCAGGACTACTCAATGAAATGAGAGTTTTATGTTCACCTGCAACCATTGATAACACGCCTACCTGCGGTAATCAGGAGGACTATGTTGCCATGGGATATTTTGCTTGCAGAAAAGCAGTAACAGTGGCAGAAAAGCTGGAATACATTCTTGCCATAGAGCTTTTATCCGACTATGAAGCGCAGCAGTTCCAGGATAAGGACGTAGAAGTAAGCTCTGTGTCAAAAGCCGTGTACAGCGAATTAAAAATGACAGTTCCTGTTATGGAAAAAGACATGATTTTGCATCCGCATATTGAGCATATCAGAAAGCTTATTCATTCCGGCAGGATTTTAGAAATTGCAGAAAGTACAGTGGGAAGTTTGAAGTAA
- a CDS encoding CDP-alcohol phosphatidyltransferase family protein, whose protein sequence is MGKIKKEEIWSIPNCMGYFRILLIPFFCVIYLNADSVKDYYLAAGLVLVSTITDLFDGKVARKFNMVTELGKFVDPFADKLTHGAVALCLCTRYKRMIWLVALMAIKEGFMAVMGLINLRHGKKLDGAKWYGKICTATLFVVLGVLVFMPKISGRIADVLILGEMVIMAIVLVLYAFEFRKMAK, encoded by the coding sequence ATGGGAAAAATTAAAAAGGAAGAAATCTGGTCCATACCCAACTGTATGGGGTATTTTCGTATTCTGCTGATACCGTTTTTTTGCGTAATTTATTTGAATGCAGACAGTGTGAAGGATTATTATCTTGCAGCAGGGCTTGTATTGGTGTCTACAATTACCGATTTATTTGACGGAAAAGTAGCCCGAAAATTTAATATGGTAACAGAGCTTGGAAAATTCGTAGACCCCTTTGCTGATAAGCTTACGCATGGGGCAGTAGCATTATGCCTGTGTACCAGATATAAGCGTATGATTTGGCTGGTGGCGCTTATGGCAATTAAGGAAGGTTTTATGGCAGTTATGGGGCTGATAAATCTGCGCCACGGAAAGAAATTAGACGGAGCAAAATGGTATGGAAAAATATGTACGGCTACTTTGTTTGTAGTTTTAGGCGTGCTGGTTTTCATGCCAAAAATTTCAGGGAGAATTGCAGATGTGCTGATTTTAGGTGAAATGGTAATTATGGCGATTGTGCTGGTTTTATATGCCTTTGAATTTCGGAAAATGGCAAAATAA
- the rpoN gene encoding RNA polymerase factor sigma-54, whose translation MELKQELEIQARVSQEMVQAVSILQMTAWDLKEYVQEAMLENPVIELEETTRKQDNEEIVRKLEWMENGDYQNKVYYQQELEESNEFWEENEPDLREYLLEQMAFMDLDKKAASIIRYMIQSLDERGYLLENEEEIADILGRSLEEIQRARQILCTMEPLGVGALNLQECLLIQLRKKGCTSLACEIVENYIEEFGKNQLSKIVKKTGRDLKEIAQACEQIKEQNPKPAGYFPARPYKNYIIPDVIVVKLKDYFEILVNDYDSPEIFISPFYRQMMREQGEETGKYIKEKIRQAEWLKSCIEQRNRTLLQLTEEILRSQTEFFQRGKNYLKPMTQKEAAEKLQVHPSTISRAVQGKYLQCTWGMFPLSFFFSSGTDKGAEYIKECLKRIIENEDKKNPYSDRVLAEKLQEMDIDISRRTIAKYRNSMHISEALGRKEY comes from the coding sequence ATGGAGTTAAAACAAGAATTAGAAATACAGGCAAGGGTATCGCAGGAGATGGTTCAGGCTGTTTCAATTCTGCAAATGACGGCATGGGATTTAAAAGAATATGTACAGGAGGCTATGCTGGAAAATCCTGTGATTGAGCTGGAAGAAACCACGAGAAAACAGGATAATGAGGAGATTGTGAGAAAGCTGGAGTGGATGGAAAACGGAGATTATCAAAATAAAGTATATTATCAGCAGGAGCTGGAAGAAAGCAATGAATTCTGGGAAGAAAACGAACCGGATTTAAGGGAATATCTGTTGGAACAGATGGCTTTTATGGATTTAGATAAGAAAGCTGCTTCTATTATCCGTTATATGATTCAAAGTCTTGATGAGAGAGGCTACTTGCTTGAGAATGAGGAGGAAATCGCAGATATTCTGGGGCGTTCATTGGAAGAAATACAAAGAGCCAGACAAATCTTGTGTACAATGGAGCCTTTGGGAGTAGGAGCGCTTAATTTACAGGAATGTCTGCTGATACAATTACGAAAAAAAGGCTGTACTTCTCTTGCCTGTGAAATTGTAGAAAACTACATAGAGGAATTTGGAAAAAATCAATTATCGAAAATTGTAAAGAAAACAGGCAGGGATTTAAAGGAGATTGCACAAGCCTGTGAGCAGATTAAAGAACAAAACCCCAAACCGGCAGGATATTTTCCTGCAAGGCCATATAAAAATTATATTATTCCTGATGTGATTGTTGTGAAGCTAAAGGATTACTTTGAAATTTTAGTCAACGATTATGACAGTCCGGAAATTTTCATCAGTCCGTTTTACAGACAGATGATGAGAGAGCAGGGAGAAGAAACGGGAAAATATATCAAAGAAAAAATTCGTCAGGCAGAGTGGCTGAAAAGCTGTATAGAACAGAGAAATCGTACTTTATTGCAGCTTACAGAGGAAATTTTGCGAAGTCAGACAGAATTTTTCCAAAGGGGAAAAAATTATTTGAAGCCTATGACGCAAAAGGAAGCGGCAGAAAAGTTACAGGTACATCCTTCTACAATCAGCCGTGCCGTACAGGGAAAATATTTGCAGTGTACATGGGGGATGTTTCCTCTTTCCTTTTTCTTTTCTTCGGGAACAGATAAGGGTGCCGAGTATATAAAGGAATGTTTGAAACGCATTATAGAGAATGAGGATAAGAAAAATCCATACAGTGACAGGGTTTTGGCGGAAAAACTGCAGGAAATGGACATTGACATTTCCCGCAGAACCATTGCAAAGTACAGAAATTCCATGCATATCAGCGAAGCATTGGGACGAAAAGAATATTAA
- a CDS encoding sigma-54 interaction domain-containing protein — MKAFYDICFTTNEQYQFLHVQYGDIYIENTYAPLFKNWISYQRHITSVFPIAEEDTSGEFVWDGDSFSYERMDAPNQGFYYFLVKQNHLEDLLIQTLNLITDGVQIYDENGYALFFNQASRKLSQIPPTLDIRGRHLLDLFALDEQISTTMTALRTKSPVINRVDNFSTSAGVSIASVNTSYPVSKDNELIGAIVFEQTQNIIDCSKEKMAQAEKALRDFQPNTPPTRFSGYTFEHIIGNGENLQKAVRIARKIAPQNNSVLLVGETGTGKEIFAQSIHRCSPRKDKKFVALNCAAIPETLIESLLFGTQKGSFTGSENKVGYFEEAEGGTLFLDEMNSMSLAMQSKILRALQENSFRRVGGQKDISMDVRIISSCNKDPFLCIKENELRKDLFYRLSTVMIELPPLRNHKEDLEELIQYHLRSTVFQYVHSSTEISPEVMELFYHYDWPGNVRELFHVLDYVRNISDGNTILLEHLPSYLLKTKKASETLKKVPDTFCSFQNTSLQNMMDEYEHEILCSALEHFGYNITKTADALGIRRQSLQYRIHKYGIHI, encoded by the coding sequence ATGAAAGCTTTTTATGATATCTGTTTTACCACAAACGAACAATATCAGTTTCTCCACGTACAATACGGAGATATTTATATAGAAAATACTTATGCACCATTATTTAAAAATTGGATTTCTTATCAAAGACACATCACCTCTGTTTTCCCTATTGCAGAAGAAGATACAAGCGGTGAGTTTGTGTGGGATGGAGACTCTTTCTCCTACGAAAGAATGGATGCGCCCAATCAAGGCTTTTATTATTTTTTAGTAAAGCAAAATCACTTAGAGGATTTGTTAATTCAAACCTTAAATTTAATTACCGATGGCGTTCAGATTTATGATGAAAACGGATATGCTCTGTTTTTTAATCAGGCAAGCCGCAAGCTTTCCCAAATCCCCCCTACTCTGGATATTCGGGGACGCCATCTTTTAGATTTATTTGCTCTCGACGAACAAATCAGCACCACCATGACAGCTTTGCGTACTAAATCGCCTGTGATTAACCGAGTAGACAATTTTTCTACTTCCGCAGGAGTTTCTATCGCATCTGTCAATACCTCCTATCCTGTTTCCAAAGACAATGAACTAATCGGAGCTATTGTATTTGAACAGACACAGAATATCATTGATTGCAGCAAGGAAAAAATGGCTCAGGCTGAAAAAGCGCTGCGTGATTTTCAGCCCAATACTCCGCCTACCCGTTTTTCTGGTTATACCTTCGAGCATATTATCGGGAATGGCGAAAATCTCCAAAAAGCTGTTCGTATCGCCAGAAAAATTGCTCCACAGAATAATTCTGTTCTTCTGGTGGGAGAAACAGGAACCGGAAAAGAAATTTTCGCTCAGAGTATTCACCGCTGCAGCCCCAGAAAAGACAAAAAATTTGTAGCGTTAAACTGCGCCGCAATTCCGGAAACTCTGATTGAAAGTCTTTTGTTCGGAACACAAAAAGGCAGCTTTACAGGCAGTGAAAATAAAGTCGGATATTTTGAGGAAGCAGAAGGGGGAACTTTATTCCTAGATGAGATGAATTCCATGAGCCTTGCCATGCAGTCAAAAATTCTGCGGGCTCTTCAGGAAAATTCCTTCCGCCGAGTAGGAGGCCAAAAAGACATTTCCATGGATGTCCGAATTATTTCCTCCTGCAATAAAGACCCTTTCCTGTGTATCAAGGAAAACGAACTGCGAAAAGACCTCTTTTACCGTCTTTCCACTGTCATGATTGAATTGCCGCCCCTTAGGAACCACAAAGAAGACTTAGAAGAGCTTATTCAATATCATCTTCGTTCTACTGTTTTTCAATATGTACACAGCTCCACAGAAATCAGTCCAGAGGTTATGGAGCTTTTCTACCATTATGACTGGCCGGGAAATGTAAGAGAATTGTTTCATGTATTAGACTATGTCCGCAATATCTCTGACGGAAATACCATCCTTTTAGAGCATTTGCCTTCTTATCTTCTAAAAACGAAAAAAGCATCGGAAACTCTGAAAAAAGTTCCCGATACCTTCTGCTCATTTCAAAACACATCTCTGCAAAACATGATGGACGAATATGAACATGAAATCCTGTGTTCTGCTTTGGAGCATTTTGGATACAACATCACCAAAACTGCCGATGCTCTTGGCATCCGTCGGCAGAGTCTGCAATATCGTATCCATAAATACGGTATTCATATTTAA
- a CDS encoding BCCT family transporter, giving the protein MEGNKTNKKPIRWNVFIPCFLVVGGAAILGIVNNEWLTKVTKGIFSWSLNSFGWLYQVVAMVTLVVVALLAFSKTGNIRFGGKDAKAKYSFGSWFAMTLTGGIATGLITYGVNEVLIYFGNIYGELDGYGVKALSDEAAQFAMGRSFYNWTFVPYAMYALSGVVIAYMYFNRKKELSVSASLIPLFGEGVTKGFWKALIDVLSVLAIALGLASSLGAGLALIGTGLSSAYGIKQGPIVWFVLTAIITATFTVASVTGIDKGIKWLAGLTSKIFYVLLIVLFLIGPTLYILNMANVGLGYWLDRFWTWGFDPGTVGGEALVTWWTMYDWAIWIAYAPLMGIFFAIIAYGRTVRQFLVINWILPASFGFVWFSVWGGTALKWQTSGKADIIATIQEEGAVAGIWEFLKHVPLGAIIIPVIIVALIAAFSTTADTMSTTIAALCTKGAKHDEEPAIWQKIVWGVSIGLIACIMVAFGGGEQGVDGVKYLAACGGFVVLTIFILQVVSAIKLFFLDKETKKDIM; this is encoded by the coding sequence ATGGAAGGAAACAAAACAAACAAAAAGCCTATACGCTGGAATGTGTTCATTCCTTGCTTTCTGGTAGTAGGAGGGGCGGCGATTTTAGGTATCGTAAACAACGAATGGCTGACAAAGGTTACAAAGGGAATTTTTTCATGGTCATTAAACTCCTTTGGTTGGCTGTATCAGGTAGTTGCCATGGTAACCTTAGTGGTTGTGGCATTGCTGGCTTTTTCAAAGACAGGTAATATTCGTTTTGGAGGGAAAGATGCCAAGGCGAAATATTCTTTTGGCTCATGGTTTGCCATGACACTCACCGGAGGTATTGCAACGGGGTTGATTACGTATGGTGTGAATGAGGTTCTGATTTATTTTGGAAATATTTACGGAGAGCTGGATGGATATGGAGTAAAGGCGCTGTCTGATGAGGCGGCACAGTTTGCCATGGGACGCAGCTTTTACAACTGGACCTTTGTTCCTTATGCCATGTATGCACTTTCCGGCGTGGTAATTGCGTATATGTATTTTAACAGAAAGAAAGAGCTTTCTGTTTCCGCATCTTTAATTCCTCTTTTTGGAGAGGGTGTTACAAAAGGCTTTTGGAAAGCATTGATTGATGTATTATCTGTACTTGCCATTGCCCTTGGACTGGCATCATCTCTTGGTGCAGGACTTGCTCTTATCGGAACGGGACTTTCTTCTGCTTACGGCATAAAACAGGGCCCGATTGTGTGGTTTGTTTTAACGGCAATTATTACGGCAACCTTTACCGTTGCATCTGTAACAGGTATTGATAAAGGAATTAAGTGGCTGGCAGGGCTGACCTCTAAGATTTTCTATGTGCTGTTGATTGTATTGTTTTTAATTGGTCCTACACTCTATATTTTGAATATGGCAAATGTGGGCTTAGGATACTGGTTAGACCGTTTCTGGACATGGGGCTTTGACCCGGGAACAGTGGGCGGAGAAGCTCTGGTTACATGGTGGACGATGTATGACTGGGCTATCTGGATTGCTTATGCGCCGCTTATGGGTATCTTCTTTGCCATTATTGCTTACGGAAGAACGGTTCGTCAGTTCTTGGTAATTAACTGGATTTTACCTGCATCTTTTGGCTTTGTATGGTTCTCTGTATGGGGCGGAACTGCTTTGAAATGGCAGACAAGCGGAAAAGCAGATATCATTGCCACCATTCAGGAGGAAGGCGCAGTAGCCGGAATTTGGGAATTTTTAAAGCATGTGCCTTTAGGAGCAATTATTATTCCGGTCATTATTGTGGCTTTGATTGCTGCTTTCTCTACTACGGCTGACACCATGTCCACAACCATTGCCGCTTTATGTACCAAAGGGGCAAAACATGATGAAGAGCCGGCAATCTGGCAGAAAATCGTATGGGGTGTTTCTATTGGTTTAATTGCATGTATTATGGTTGCTTTCGGAGGCGGCGAGCAAGGTGTAGACGGTGTAAAATATCTGGCTGCCTGCGGTGGTTTTGTGGTTCTTACTATTTTTATTTTGCAGGTTGTTTCTGCAATAAAACTGTTTTTCTTAGATAAGGAAACAAAGAAGGATATAATGTAG